A portion of the Cystobacter ferrugineus genome contains these proteins:
- a CDS encoding trans-sulfuration enzyme family protein, with translation MKLATALVHAGVRRDPTTGAVAVPIYQSATYQHPALGQSTGYDYSRTKNPTRSALEDALARLEGGSQGLAFSSGMAALHCALQLFGPEDHVLLTEDLYGGTYRLVDRILHVPFTFVDTTRPEAVRAALRPNTRAILVESPTNPLMKTADIPAIADIAHEAGALLIVDNTFLTPWLQRPLELGADIVVHSATKYLAGHNDVVAGALVARDAALGERLTYLQNGIGAILGPQDAYLVIRGLKTLALRMEKHQANAREVAAWLAAHPLVERVFYPGVGGMLSFNVTEAALVPGVLASVQVCLFAESLGGVETLITYPSTQTHADIPVARREQLGISDKLLRLSVGIEDCHDIIADLAQALEGARCKNPLRDAPAAHRA, from the coding sequence ATGAAACTCGCCACCGCGCTCGTCCACGCGGGCGTGCGCCGGGACCCCACCACCGGCGCCGTCGCCGTCCCCATCTACCAGTCCGCCACCTACCAACACCCCGCGCTCGGCCAGTCCACCGGCTACGACTACTCGCGCACCAAGAACCCCACCCGCAGCGCGCTCGAGGACGCGCTGGCCCGGCTGGAGGGCGGCAGCCAGGGCCTCGCCTTCAGCTCCGGCATGGCCGCGCTGCACTGCGCGCTCCAGCTCTTCGGGCCGGAGGACCACGTCCTCCTCACCGAGGACCTCTACGGCGGGACGTACCGGCTGGTGGATCGCATCCTCCACGTGCCCTTCACCTTCGTGGACACCACGCGTCCGGAGGCGGTGCGCGCCGCGCTGCGTCCCAACACGCGGGCCATCCTCGTGGAGTCCCCTACCAACCCGCTGATGAAGACGGCGGACATTCCGGCCATCGCCGACATCGCGCACGAGGCCGGGGCGCTGCTCATCGTCGACAACACCTTCCTCACGCCGTGGCTGCAGCGGCCGCTGGAGCTGGGCGCGGACATCGTGGTGCACAGCGCGACGAAGTACCTCGCCGGGCACAACGACGTGGTGGCGGGCGCGCTGGTGGCGCGCGACGCGGCGCTGGGCGAGCGCCTCACGTATCTCCAGAATGGCATTGGCGCGATCCTGGGACCGCAGGACGCGTACCTCGTGATTCGTGGGCTGAAGACGCTGGCCCTGCGCATGGAGAAGCACCAGGCCAACGCGCGCGAGGTGGCCGCGTGGCTGGCCGCGCACCCGCTGGTGGAGCGCGTCTTCTACCCGGGCGTGGGGGGCATGCTGTCCTTCAACGTCACCGAGGCGGCCCTGGTGCCTGGGGTGCTCGCCTCCGTCCAGGTGTGCCTCTTCGCCGAGTCGCTCGGCGGTGTCGAAACGCTCATCACCTATCCGTCCACCCAGACCCACGCCGACATCCCCGTCGCGCGCCGGGAGCAACTGGGCATCTCCGACAAACTGCTTCGCCTCTCCGTGGGAATCGAGGACTGTCATGACATCATCGCCGACCTGGCCCAAGCGCTCGAAGGAGCCCGCTGTAAGAACCCGCTTCGCGACGCGCCTGCTGCACACCGGGCATGA
- a CDS encoding VOC family protein, protein MTIKSATPYFILNGRTEQAIALYQRALGAKVEALQRFGDGNPNCPTALQSRVMHAALRVGDALLMMSDGPNDSAPPQSGSVNVALQFDDPDQARRCFDALAANGKVVQPLIDAPWGELFGALGDEFGINWMFNSAQVKKP, encoded by the coding sequence ATGACGATCAAATCCGCCACCCCGTACTTCATCCTCAACGGCAGGACCGAGCAGGCCATCGCCCTCTACCAGCGAGCCCTGGGCGCGAAAGTCGAAGCGCTGCAGCGGTTTGGAGACGGCAACCCGAACTGTCCCACGGCGCTGCAGAGCCGGGTCATGCACGCGGCACTGCGCGTGGGCGACGCGCTCTTGATGATGAGCGACGGTCCCAACGATTCGGCGCCGCCCCAGAGTGGGAGCGTGAACGTCGCCCTCCAGTTCGACGATCCCGATCAGGCCCGGCGCTGCTTCGACGCACTGGCGGCGAACGGCAAGGTCGTCCAGCCGCTCATCGACGCCCCCTGGGGTGAGCTGTTCGGCGCGCTGGGCGACGAGTTCGGCATCAACTGGATGTTCAACAGCGCCCAGGTCAAGAAGCCCTGA
- a CDS encoding SgcJ/EcaC family oxidoreductase: MSLGRGRESKMEAREIEDIKKAVAGVESAFNRHDAEALVRCYTQQVVWVNVMGMRLKGKDEVLRFSRKAFASALQDSYARYVVEDISFLKTDVAVVNIRQFPATKEGLVIEGGQGSVAIYVMTKHDGDWLVAAGQNSFLPKSSS; encoded by the coding sequence ATGAGCCTCGGAAGAGGCCGGGAGTCAAAAATGGAAGCTCGAGAAATCGAAGACATCAAGAAGGCGGTCGCGGGAGTCGAGAGTGCCTTCAATCGCCACGATGCCGAGGCGCTCGTGCGTTGTTACACCCAGCAGGTCGTCTGGGTGAATGTCATGGGCATGCGGCTCAAGGGGAAGGATGAGGTCCTCCGGTTCTCGAGGAAAGCCTTCGCGAGCGCGCTCCAGGATTCGTATGCGCGTTACGTGGTGGAGGACATCTCCTTTCTCAAGACCGATGTCGCCGTGGTGAACATCCGCCAGTTCCCGGCCACGAAGGAGGGGCTGGTCATCGAGGGGGGGCAGGGGAGTGTGGCGATCTACGTGATGACGAAGCACGACGGCGATTGGCTGGTTGCGGCTGGACAAAACTCTTTTCTTCCAAAGTCGTCCTCATAA
- a CDS encoding winged helix-turn-helix transcriptional regulator, translating into MGLEKLEVDGLVEKLPLRPGARVAKYRISQAGQQLQSLLLELARWGQKHRVARRDRGK; encoded by the coding sequence ATCGGTCTTGAGAAACTGGAGGTGGATGGGCTGGTCGAAAAGCTGCCGCTCCGCCCTGGAGCCCGTGTTGCGAAGTACCGCATCAGCCAGGCGGGACAACAGCTTCAATCCCTCCTTCTCGAACTTGCCAGATGGGGGCAGAAGCACCGCGTTGCCCGACGGGACCGCGGGAAGTAG
- a CDS encoding AHH domain-containing protein, which produces MVTVRTPGNWATRSRKSPAPASLRSPPLAFGSTRRGTTLALAGLPPTRARRLVHDTHVSQSEFTRFEGKLKQAGYQLVKDSEGQLGYVRRLPGKAKGNEYAQLTMTEKGLIALKTGEGTRISVYSRYRKNFLELVRKEHGEAACAEAAARISQGKSQLHHLIPDGVAQKNPLIREAYERLSNYTIDRGSNMLDMPSAVEHVDDGIYVHLGSHKNYSNHVDDLLTKELNGLTQGGKILQRDVKLELIERAIKKVEDKLRNQIKNGGLPDKVVKELIEDGIHVEVKGKPVYKLAMLKFRTEGVELVA; this is translated from the coding sequence ATGGTGACAGTACGCACCCCGGGGAACTGGGCCACGCGCTCGCGCAAGTCACCCGCTCCAGCGTCCCTACGCTCGCCGCCGTTAGCATTTGGAAGCACACGACGCGGCACTACGCTGGCCCTCGCAGGGTTACCACCCACGCGAGCGCGCCGCCTCGTCCACGACACGCATGTCAGCCAGTCTGAGTTCACCCGGTTCGAGGGAAAGCTGAAGCAGGCGGGCTACCAGCTGGTCAAGGACAGCGAGGGTCAGCTGGGCTATGTGCGCAGGCTCCCGGGCAAGGCGAAGGGGAACGAGTATGCGCAGCTCACGATGACGGAAAAGGGGCTGATCGCCCTCAAGACGGGCGAAGGCACCCGCATCAGCGTGTATAGCCGCTACAGGAAGAACTTCCTGGAGCTGGTCAGGAAAGAGCATGGAGAGGCGGCGTGCGCCGAAGCTGCAGCCCGAATCAGCCAGGGCAAGTCCCAACTGCATCACCTGATTCCAGACGGAGTGGCCCAGAAGAACCCCTTGATACGCGAGGCCTATGAGCGTCTGAGCAACTACACGATCGACCGCGGGTCGAACATGCTCGACATGCCCTCAGCCGTCGAGCATGTGGACGATGGGATTTACGTCCACCTGGGCAGCCACAAGAACTACAGCAACCATGTGGATGACCTGCTCACCAAGGAGCTAAACGGTCTCACGCAAGGCGGAAAGATCTTGCAGCGCGACGTCAAACTCGAATTGATCGAACGGGCAATCAAAAAGGTCGAGGACAAACTCCGCAATCAGATCAAGAACGGCGGCCTGCCGGACAAGGTCGTCAAAGAACTCATCGAGGATGGCATTCACGTCGAGGTCAAGGGAAAACCCGTGTACAAGCTGGCCATGTTGAAATTCAGAACCGAAGGAGTCGAACTCGTCGCATGA
- a CDS encoding acyltransferase family protein, translated as MNEPQRLRRSEPEAHLAPASSPPPEDSSQAISAPRRIKSIDVLRGVAVLMVLLNHLEPVTVPGLPEPSGPWGFVYWKVKQFGWTGVDLFFVLSGFLISGLLFSELRKHNTLDCVSFWLRRGFKIWPSYLVLLLVLGVTGATGYIQGSTWDTKLTSLLAHLLFFQNYLDKNPNGPTWSLAVEEHFYLILPVLLLGLTVWTRRRSDDWGRWMGRVTWVFLTGCLAARLARVATGLRPDDFMQTHFRLDSLMVGVYCQYLWLYRRSTVDKLLAWPKASLCLSLLLLSPALVLSRGQAAMFTFGFLGLSVAYAILLFLLVGGVFSRLERTFPATCLARIGTWSYNIYLWHFFMASLNLAFFTGLNRALAEGVAHQGLRFVLQTLIYVGYAIAVGAIATRWIEMPFLRLRERFFPPRLAPRT; from the coding sequence ATGAATGAGCCGCAACGTCTACGGCGCTCGGAACCGGAAGCTCACCTGGCGCCCGCGTCCTCCCCTCCACCGGAGGACAGCTCCCAGGCCATCTCCGCCCCGCGCCGCATCAAGTCGATTGATGTCCTGCGTGGCGTGGCCGTGCTGATGGTGTTGCTCAATCACCTCGAGCCCGTCACGGTACCGGGGTTGCCGGAGCCGAGTGGCCCGTGGGGGTTCGTCTACTGGAAGGTGAAGCAGTTCGGGTGGACCGGGGTGGACCTGTTCTTCGTCCTCAGCGGCTTCTTGATCAGCGGGCTGCTGTTTTCCGAGCTGCGCAAGCACAACACCCTCGATTGTGTCTCCTTCTGGCTGCGGCGTGGCTTCAAGATCTGGCCCTCGTACCTCGTGCTCTTGCTGGTCCTGGGCGTGACGGGTGCCACCGGCTACATCCAGGGCAGCACCTGGGACACGAAGCTCACCTCCCTGCTGGCGCACCTTCTCTTCTTCCAGAACTATCTGGACAAGAACCCGAACGGGCCCACCTGGTCCTTGGCGGTGGAGGAACACTTCTACCTGATCCTGCCGGTCCTGCTCCTGGGCTTGACGGTGTGGACCCGGCGTCGGTCCGACGATTGGGGGAGGTGGATGGGGCGTGTCACCTGGGTGTTTCTGACAGGGTGCCTGGCCGCGAGGCTCGCACGGGTGGCCACGGGACTGCGGCCGGATGATTTCATGCAGACCCATTTCCGGCTCGACTCCCTGATGGTCGGCGTCTATTGCCAGTATCTCTGGCTCTACCGCCGGTCCACGGTGGACAAGCTGTTGGCCTGGCCCAAAGCGTCGCTCTGCCTCAGCCTGTTGTTGCTGAGCCCCGCGCTGGTCCTCTCTCGCGGCCAGGCGGCGATGTTCACCTTCGGGTTCCTGGGACTGTCGGTGGCCTACGCGATTCTGCTCTTCCTGCTGGTGGGCGGCGTCTTCTCCCGGCTGGAGCGGACGTTCCCCGCGACGTGCCTGGCCAGGATTGGTACCTGGTCCTACAACATCTACCTCTGGCACTTCTTCATGGCCTCGTTGAACCTGGCGTTCTTCACCGGGTTGAACCGCGCCCTGGCGGAAGGCGTCGCGCACCAGGGCCTGCGGTTCGTCCTGCAGACGCTCATTTATGTCGGCTACGCCATCGCGGTGGGGGCTATCGCCACCAGGTGGATCGAGATGCCCTTCTTGCGCCTGCGCGAGCGCTTCTTCCCGCCTCGTCTTGCTCCGAGGACTTGA
- a CDS encoding phytanoyl-CoA dioxygenase family protein, with protein MHGEVAARIEREGFALLPEAVPDAGVEALLARLSTLAPGTEPRRRGGTRQLFEAVPEAREYARSGAMRAAAEAVLGPGCFAVRALLFDKTPEANWKVIWHQDLTIAVRERRSVEGFGPWSEKAGIPHVQPPTGLLERMVAVRLHLDDCGAENGPVRVLPGSHRAGRLGPDAIAAWRERTAPVDCLVPRGGLLVMRPLILHASSPATAPAHRRVLHLEYAAESLPDGLEWHERW; from the coding sequence ATGCACGGGGAAGTGGCCGCACGCATCGAGCGCGAGGGATTCGCCCTGCTCCCGGAGGCCGTACCGGACGCCGGCGTCGAGGCGCTGCTCGCGAGGCTCTCCACCCTCGCCCCCGGGACGGAGCCCCGGCGGCGCGGAGGGACCCGTCAGCTCTTCGAGGCCGTGCCCGAGGCCCGGGAGTACGCCCGCTCGGGCGCGATGCGCGCGGCGGCCGAGGCCGTGCTCGGGCCCGGGTGCTTCGCCGTGCGCGCCCTCCTGTTCGACAAGACTCCCGAGGCCAACTGGAAGGTCATCTGGCACCAGGACCTCACCATCGCCGTGCGCGAGCGCCGCTCGGTCGAGGGCTTCGGCCCCTGGTCCGAGAAGGCCGGCATCCCCCACGTGCAGCCGCCCACCGGGCTCCTGGAGCGGATGGTGGCGGTGCGCCTGCACCTGGATGACTGCGGCGCGGAGAACGGCCCGGTGCGGGTGCTGCCCGGCTCCCACCGCGCGGGGCGGCTCGGCCCGGACGCCATCGCCGCCTGGCGCGAGCGGACCGCGCCCGTCGACTGCCTCGTCCCTCGTGGCGGGCTGCTGGTCATGCGGCCCTTGATTCTGCACGCCTCCTCTCCAGCCACCGCTCCGGCGCATCGACGCGTGCTCCATCTGGAATACGCGGCGGAGTCCCTGCCGGACGGGTTGGAGTGGCACGAGCGCTGGTAG
- a CDS encoding Uma2 family endonuclease, with translation MAQRAQERGEAFPRAPTREEWERMSVEERARVVESLPGEVTWDEMAMPEGDRHSRAKIQTLDVLQGFFSRQRRQVYLGTELPVYYPGERRFAPDLLAVRDVETHERDKWVVSQEGKGLEWVMEVHVGGDRKKDAEYNVERYARLGIPEYFIYDRARQRLWAYRLPAPEARQYEPIAPEEGRYRSEVLGLELEVSEGKLQLWAGNALLLESHELLGQMKEKLAQVRQRADEEARLREEAERRLSEEARRREEAERLREEEARRREEAEHRLSELRAELERLRGRETPLPE, from the coding sequence ATGGCACAGCGCGCACAGGAGCGTGGAGAGGCCTTTCCCCGGGCGCCCACGCGGGAAGAGTGGGAGCGGATGAGTGTGGAGGAGCGGGCGCGGGTGGTGGAGTCACTTCCCGGGGAGGTGACGTGGGACGAGATGGCCATGCCGGAGGGAGACAGGCACTCCCGGGCGAAGATACAGACGTTGGATGTGCTCCAGGGCTTCTTCTCGCGGCAGAGACGGCAGGTATACCTGGGAACGGAGCTGCCGGTGTACTACCCGGGGGAGAGGCGCTTCGCGCCGGACCTGCTGGCGGTGCGGGACGTGGAGACGCACGAGCGGGACAAGTGGGTGGTGAGCCAGGAGGGCAAGGGGCTGGAGTGGGTGATGGAGGTGCACGTGGGCGGCGACCGGAAGAAGGACGCCGAGTACAACGTGGAGCGCTACGCGCGGCTCGGCATTCCCGAGTACTTCATCTACGACCGGGCGCGGCAGCGGCTGTGGGCGTACCGGCTGCCCGCGCCCGAGGCGAGGCAGTACGAGCCCATTGCGCCGGAGGAGGGCCGCTACCGCTCGGAGGTGCTGGGGCTGGAGCTGGAGGTGTCGGAGGGGAAGCTGCAGCTGTGGGCGGGAAACGCGCTGCTGCTGGAGTCCCACGAGCTGCTGGGGCAGATGAAGGAGAAGCTGGCGCAGGTGCGGCAACGCGCGGACGAGGAAGCACGGCTGCGCGAGGAGGCGGAGCGCCGCCTGTCAGAGGAGGCACGGCGGCGCGAGGAGGCGGAGCGGCTGCGCGAGGAGGAGGCGCGGCGGCGCGAGGAGGCGGAGCACCGCCTGTCGGAGCTACGGGCCGAGCTGGAGCGACTCCGCGGACGGGAGACGCCCCTCCCCGAGTGA
- a CDS encoding DUF4082 domain-containing protein, which yields MFRHASRWVTTLVVGFTWVQAGCAPAEPTAPETPRTEEAARPLLPGERSLFDASSVPAVEAADDGAAVELGVRFRSDAPGRVMGVRFYKGTGNTGTHTGSLWSASGALLATATFQDETASGWQEVRFATPVAIAADTNYVVSYHAPAGHYAATNNGFASALDAPPLHAPASGTGGGNGLYHYGTSGFPTDSYQASNYWVDVAFQPNDTTPPRAPTNVVATPSSSTAIDLTWYASVDGSGEMQGNARAHLVYRGSQLVAELPGTTTRYRDTGLTPSTTYQYTVRGRDAAGNLGPASATVTATTLASSVCNPCSLWNVVTGDPQYENADSTPTEVGLKFHSDVAGTVTKVRYYKGSTDTGPHVGHLWSATGALLGTTVEAPGEGSFGWRELTFPTPVSLAANTTYVVSYFATMGRYAITPYYFSSAGVDVPPLHAPSTVAAGGNGVRHLNGSGFPSEAWLNTNFWVDVVFVPATGDASPVDVSVQHSFPAGTGVRGEGLDYDITLTNHGTRAATNLTLDVPVPAGLAPFAFTPKASVGTCGYRTNDNMHCDITSLPAGQSAVVRMTLVPSLSGTFQFQATVTASETDDVPGNNTSTLTIPVGPASNLVTFDTFDGADEPITGIHGPFYFVFNKWYLASPWGGFTTKSISFNGGGVNKGELSIYGERTVVGLDAFTWDTGATLTLSCFNQPTRTFTLTPGEVTHVVTNWQGTCSSVTLATSNGWDTNFDNIELSPLP from the coding sequence GTGTTTCGACATGCATCACGCTGGGTCACGACGCTGGTAGTGGGTTTCACCTGGGTCCAGGCAGGCTGTGCTCCCGCGGAGCCCACGGCTCCGGAGACGCCGCGCACCGAAGAGGCCGCGCGGCCGCTGCTGCCGGGTGAGCGCTCCCTCTTCGACGCCTCCTCGGTGCCGGCCGTGGAGGCCGCGGACGACGGCGCCGCGGTGGAACTGGGCGTGCGCTTCCGCAGCGACGCGCCCGGGCGCGTCATGGGCGTGCGCTTCTACAAGGGCACGGGCAACACGGGCACGCACACCGGCAGCCTGTGGTCGGCTTCGGGGGCTCTGCTGGCCACCGCCACCTTCCAGGACGAGACGGCCTCGGGCTGGCAGGAGGTGCGCTTCGCGACGCCCGTGGCCATCGCGGCGGACACGAACTACGTCGTGTCGTACCACGCGCCCGCGGGGCACTACGCGGCGACGAACAATGGTTTCGCCTCCGCGCTGGATGCGCCGCCCCTGCACGCGCCCGCGAGCGGGACGGGGGGCGGCAACGGCCTCTACCACTACGGCACGAGCGGCTTTCCCACGGACAGCTACCAGGCCAGCAACTACTGGGTGGACGTGGCCTTCCAGCCCAACGACACCACGCCTCCGCGCGCGCCCACCAACGTGGTGGCGACGCCCAGCTCGTCCACCGCCATCGACCTGACCTGGTACGCCTCCGTGGACGGCTCGGGCGAGATGCAGGGTAACGCGCGCGCGCATCTGGTGTACCGGGGCAGCCAGCTCGTCGCGGAGCTGCCCGGCACCACCACGAGATACCGCGACACCGGCCTGACGCCCTCCACCACCTACCAGTACACCGTGCGCGGTCGTGACGCCGCCGGCAACCTGGGCCCCGCGTCCGCCACCGTCACCGCCACCACCCTCGCCAGCAGCGTCTGCAATCCCTGCAGCTTGTGGAACGTGGTGACGGGCGACCCCCAGTACGAGAATGCCGACTCCACCCCCACCGAGGTGGGACTGAAGTTCCACTCGGACGTGGCGGGCACGGTGACGAAGGTGCGCTACTACAAGGGCAGCACGGACACCGGGCCGCACGTGGGCCACCTGTGGAGCGCCACCGGCGCGCTGCTGGGCACCACGGTGGAGGCTCCTGGAGAGGGCAGCTTCGGCTGGCGCGAGCTGACGTTCCCGACGCCGGTGAGCCTCGCGGCGAACACGACCTATGTCGTGTCGTACTTCGCGACCATGGGCCGCTATGCCATCACGCCCTACTACTTCAGCAGCGCGGGCGTGGACGTGCCGCCCCTGCATGCACCGTCCACCGTCGCGGCGGGCGGCAACGGGGTGCGCCACCTCAATGGCAGCGGCTTCCCCTCGGAAGCGTGGTTGAACACCAACTTCTGGGTGGACGTCGTCTTCGTGCCGGCCACGGGGGACGCATCCCCGGTCGACGTGTCCGTGCAGCATTCCTTCCCCGCCGGGACGGGCGTCCGGGGCGAAGGGCTCGACTATGACATCACGTTGACGAACCACGGCACGAGGGCGGCCACCAACCTCACGCTCGACGTTCCCGTCCCCGCCGGGCTCGCGCCCTTCGCCTTCACCCCGAAGGCGTCGGTGGGCACGTGCGGCTACCGCACCAATGACAACATGCACTGCGACATCACGAGCCTGCCCGCCGGGCAGAGCGCCGTCGTTCGCATGACGCTGGTGCCCTCGCTCTCCGGGACGTTCCAGTTCCAGGCGACCGTCACGGCGTCCGAGACGGACGACGTTCCGGGCAACAACACCAGCACCCTGACGATCCCCGTGGGTCCCGCGTCGAACCTGGTCACCTTCGATACCTTCGACGGTGCGGACGAGCCCATCACCGGCATCCACGGTCCCTTCTACTTCGTGTTCAACAAGTGGTACCTCGCGTCGCCCTGGGGCGGGTTCACCACGAAGAGCATCTCATTCAACGGCGGGGGGGTGAACAAGGGAGAACTCAGCATCTACGGGGAGCGGACGGTCGTCGGCCTCGACGCCTTCACCTGGGACACGGGCGCGACGCTCACCCTGAGTTGCTTCAACCAGCCCACGCGCACCTTCACCCTGACGCCGGGGGAGGTGACCCACGTCGTGACGAACTGGCAGGGCACCTGCTCGTCCGTCACCCTGGCGACATCGAACGGCTGGGACACGAACTTCGACAACATCGAGCTATCGCCGCTGCCCTGA
- a CDS encoding trans-sulfuration enzyme family protein — translation MTSSPTWPKRSKEPAVRTRFATRLLHTGHETDPATGAAAVPIYQVSMFDQPGLDQPGEFDYARSGNPTRKALEGVLAELDEAHAAFAFGSGMAAISTVLMLFSAGDHLVVTDDCYGGTYRVLTRVFSRFGLKATFVDTSDPEAVRAAIRPNTKALLVESVSNPFLKRTDILAMSILARTCGALLIVDNTFLSPYVSRPLTEGADIVVHSATKYLGGHSDVVAGTVAVKTAALAQEVYFLQNAVGAVLGPQDCFLLQRGIKTLGVRMERQVRTAAGLARWLADRPEVKEVFYPGAGAVVSFRLARDEWAAPFVETLQLPLLGVSLGAVESIVTVPARHSHASVPAPERQRRGITDGLIRYSVGLEDLEDLQEDLALALGQAVRVAA, via the coding sequence ATGACATCATCGCCGACCTGGCCCAAGCGCTCGAAGGAGCCCGCTGTAAGAACCCGCTTCGCGACGCGCCTGCTGCACACCGGGCATGAGACCGATCCCGCCACCGGCGCGGCGGCGGTGCCCATCTACCAGGTCTCCATGTTCGACCAGCCGGGGCTGGATCAGCCCGGCGAGTTCGACTACGCGCGCTCGGGCAACCCGACGCGCAAGGCGCTGGAGGGCGTGCTCGCCGAGCTGGACGAGGCCCACGCCGCCTTCGCCTTCGGCTCCGGCATGGCCGCCATTTCCACGGTGCTGATGTTGTTCAGCGCGGGGGACCACCTCGTCGTCACCGACGACTGTTACGGCGGCACCTACCGCGTGTTGACGCGCGTGTTCAGCCGCTTCGGGCTCAAGGCCACCTTCGTGGACACGAGCGACCCGGAGGCGGTGCGTGCCGCCATCCGTCCCAACACCAAGGCGCTGCTGGTGGAGAGCGTCAGCAACCCGTTCCTCAAGCGCACGGACATCCTCGCGATGTCCATCCTCGCGCGCACCTGTGGCGCGCTGCTCATCGTCGACAACACGTTCCTGTCGCCGTACGTCTCGCGGCCGCTCACCGAGGGCGCGGACATCGTGGTGCACTCGGCCACGAAGTACCTCGGCGGGCACAGTGACGTGGTGGCGGGGACGGTGGCGGTGAAGACCGCGGCGCTGGCGCAGGAGGTGTACTTCCTCCAGAACGCGGTGGGCGCGGTGCTGGGCCCGCAGGACTGCTTCCTGCTCCAGCGCGGCATCAAGACGCTGGGCGTGCGCATGGAGCGGCAGGTGAGGACGGCGGCGGGGCTGGCCCGCTGGCTCGCGGACAGGCCCGAGGTGAAGGAGGTGTTCTACCCGGGGGCGGGCGCGGTGGTGTCCTTCCGGCTCGCCCGCGACGAGTGGGCGGCGCCCTTCGTGGAGACGCTCCAGTTGCCCCTGCTCGGCGTGTCGCTGGGCGCGGTGGAGAGCATCGTCACGGTGCCGGCCCGCCACTCGCATGCGTCCGTGCCCGCGCCCGAGCGGCAGCGGCGCGGCATCACCGATGGTCTCATCCGCTACTCGGTGGGGCTGGAGGACCTGGAGGACCTGCAGGAGGACCTCGCGCTCGCCTTGGGACAAGCGGTGCGCGTGGCGGCGTGA
- a CDS encoding winged helix-turn-helix transcriptional regulator, translated as MRKTSSTNFKNERALDESCPLAYAIRLIGHRWKPHLLWDLFSGPKRFSELKARTEGISERMLASQLKQLEVDGLVEKLPLRPGARVAKYRISQAGQQLQPLLLELARWGQKHRVARRDRGK; from the coding sequence ATGAGGAAGACAAGCTCGACGAACTTCAAGAACGAGAGAGCCTTGGACGAGAGCTGCCCCCTCGCCTATGCGATTCGCCTCATCGGTCATCGCTGGAAGCCTCACCTCCTCTGGGATCTCTTCTCCGGCCCCAAGAGGTTCAGTGAGCTGAAGGCAAGAACGGAGGGCATTTCCGAACGGATGCTCGCCTCCCAGCTCAAACAACTGGAGGTGGATGGGCTGGTCGAAAAGCTGCCGCTCCGCCCTGGAGCCCGTGTTGCGAAGTACCGCATCAGCCAGGCGGGACAACAGCTTCAACCCCTCCTTCTCGAACTTGCCAGATGGGGGCAGAAACACCGCGTTGCCCGACGGGACCGCGGGAAGTAG
- a CDS encoding DUF3565 domain-containing protein, whose amino-acid sequence MKQKMTGFHLDGENHWVAELECGHRQHVRHQPPWMERPWVLTEEGRRSRLGIELECRRCDEVGHAVAEAVREALAAAARQAHEEAGLSGLCAEGRWELALDAIRATELTSAIHRALARPR is encoded by the coding sequence ATGAAGCAGAAGATGACGGGATTCCACCTCGATGGTGAGAACCACTGGGTCGCCGAACTCGAATGCGGCCACCGGCAACACGTGCGCCATCAGCCACCGTGGATGGAGCGCCCCTGGGTCCTCACGGAAGAAGGGCGGCGCAGCCGTCTGGGCATCGAGCTCGAATGCAGACGCTGTGACGAGGTCGGCCACGCGGTCGCCGAGGCGGTGCGCGAAGCCTTGGCGGCCGCTGCCCGGCAGGCCCATGAGGAGGCCGGCCTGAGCGGCCTTTGTGCCGAGGGCCGCTGGGAGCTCGCGCTGGATGCCATCCGCGCCACCGAGCTCACCTCGGCGATCCACCGTGCGCTGGCACGTCCTCGATGA
- a CDS encoding antibiotic biosynthesis monooxygenase family protein — protein MSIANTPEPPYVAVIFTSVRTPVDEGYAVTSEEMVSMAAGQPGFLGMESARGTDGLGITVSYWRDMESVRAWKAVAEHRTAQRLGRERWYRAYRTRISLVEREYGFSTER, from the coding sequence ATGAGCATTGCCAACACACCTGAGCCGCCCTACGTGGCGGTCATCTTCACCTCCGTGCGTACGCCGGTCGACGAGGGCTACGCGGTGACTTCCGAGGAGATGGTCTCCATGGCCGCAGGGCAGCCAGGCTTCCTGGGCATGGAGAGCGCCCGTGGCACGGATGGGCTGGGCATCACCGTCTCGTACTGGCGGGACATGGAGTCGGTGCGCGCGTGGAAGGCCGTGGCTGAGCACCGCACGGCCCAGCGGCTTGGCCGTGAGCGGTGGTACCGCGCGTACCGGACCCGCATCAGCCTGGTGGAGCGGGAGTACGGATTCTCGACGGAACGGTGA